A section of the Humulus lupulus chromosome 2, drHumLupu1.1, whole genome shotgun sequence genome encodes:
- the LOC133819841 gene encoding putative disease resistance protein RGA3 isoform X1, producing the protein MMVDEKLERPKTTSLVDVSEVYGRENEKRDLINKLLCESNPIEGGAPNVVIPIIPLVGMGGIGKTTLAQLVYNDESVKAHFEHRIWVCVSDPFDEFRIAKAIVEALEGKSPKIFELENLLQHIYNVSIKDKKFLLVLDDVWTKDDSKWEQITKHLRSGAIGSRILVTTRKQEVAIMMGAETQIINLTLLSENDCWFIFSQIAFSTRDRIEELEEIGKQIACKCKGLPLVAKTLGSLMRFKKNNKEGWEGVLYNKLWELEDIKLKVFVPFLLSYYDLPSIEKRCFSICSIFPKDYVIHVDDLIDLWMSQGYVTNDFKINLKKEGQYHFENLAMRSFFQDFEKDPYGNIKSCKMHDIIHSFSQFLTKKECLGIEVRGDDTRRMEITNENKIRHSMLVVQSSNESEAQIPFSIYTQKNLRTLSVTCSHVISNPILMVDLFSSLTCLRALNVCHCSIPEIPKEVDKLIHLRYLNVSENPRITELPDTLCNLCNLQTLKVTGCQIKKLPKEMGNLVNLRHLYIWSPIVMLNGLPKSLGRLTSLETLDQFVVPNQEDNSPFMKLEALSEFKHLQGSISIANCGRLYGEEARKAPFKDKEHLVELELSFTQSRTNNENESFVLESLTPHPNLKYLQISHYHGTIVSLNWLTSLTNLKHLRLFMCPCFESFPPLGTLPSLESLQMEWMQSVVKVGLEFLGIERNNSGALYMVSSSNRSSSFVSFPKLKTLHILSLYNWREWENIGSILMEGEEQDIHLKIMPCLTFLEISECYRLAALPDFLQNRPNLTVKLWPEGNDRLLFQTIMGWI; encoded by the coding sequence ATGATGGTTGATGAAAAACTCGAACGACCAAAGACTACATCTCTTGTTGATGTTTCTGAAGTCTATGGTCGCGAGAATGAGAAGAGGGATTTAATAAACAAGTTGTTGTGTGAAAGTAACCCTATTGAGGGTGGGGCGCCAAATGTAGTCATCCCCATCATCCCTCTTGTGGGGATGGGAGGAATTGGAAAAACTACTCTGGCACAACTAGTGTATAATGATGAGAGTGTCAAGGCTCATTTCGAGCATAGAATTTGGGTTTGTGTTTCAGATCCCTTCGATGAGTTCAGGATTGCAAAAGCAATCGTTGAAGCTCTCGAAGGTAAATCTCCTAAGATATTTGAATTGGAAAATTTATTACAACATATTTACAATGTATCCATCAAGGACAAAAAGTTCCTTCTTGTCTTAGATGATGTATGGACTAAAGATGATAGTAAGTGGGAACAAATAACCAAACATCTTAGGAGTGGGGCTATAGGAAGTCGGATTTTGGTGACGACAAGAAAACAAGAAGTTGCCATTATGATGGGAGCAGAAACTCAAATAATTAATCTTACCCTTTTATCTGAGAATGATTGTTGGTTTATATTTAGTCAAATAGCATTCTCAACTAGGGATAGAATTGAGGAGTTAGAAGAAATTGGAAAGCAAATTGCATGCAAGTGCAAGGGCTTGCCTCTTGTTGCAAAGACTTTAGGGAGTCTTATGCGTTTCAAAAAGAATAATAAAGAGGGTTGGGAGGGTGTTTTGTATAATAAATTGTGGGAATTAGAAGATATTAAGCTCAAAGTCTTTGTTCCCTTCTTGTTAAGCTATTATGATTTGCCCTCTATTGAGAAACGTTGTTTCTCAATTTGCTCTATTTTTCCAAAAGATTATGTCATTCATGTGGATGACTTGATTGATTTATGGATGTCACAAGGTTATGTAACCAATGACTTCAAAATCAATCTCAAGAAAGAGGGTCAGTATCATTTTGAAAACCTAGCAATGAGATCTTTCTTTCAAGATTTTGAGAAAGACCCTTATGGGAATATCAAAAGTTGTAAGATGCATGACATCATACATAGTTTTTCTCAATTTCTCACAAAAAAAGAATGTTTAGGAATAGAGGTACGAGGTGATGATACAAGGAGAATGGAGATAACGAATGAGAATAAGATTCGACACTCGATGTTAGTAGTACAATCTTCTAATGAAAGTGAGGCTCAAATTCCTTTTTCAATTTACACCCAGAAAAATCTACGCACCCTTTCTGTTACATGCTCACATGTTATATCTAATCCTATATTAATGGTTGATTTATTCTCAAGTCTAACATGTCTTAGGGCCTTGAATGTGTGTCATTGTTCAATTCCTGAAATACCAAAGGAGGTTGATAAGTTGATACATTTGAGATATCTTAATGTGTCTGAAAACCCTAGGATCACAGAATTGCCTGATACCTTGTGTAACTTGTGTAATTTGCAAACTTTGAAAGTGACTGGGTGCCAAATAAAAAAACTACCTAAAGAGATGGGAAATCTAGTAAACTTACGACACCTATATATTTGGTCCCCTATTGTTATGTTGAATGGATTACCTAAAAGTCTTGGACGTTTAACTTCTTTGGAGACTCTTGATCAATTTGTTGTGCCTAATCAAGAAGATAATAGTCCATTTATGAAGTTAGAAGCTTTGAGTGAGTTTAAGCATCTTCAAGGGAGTATTAGCATAGCAAATTGTGGAAGATTGTATGGTGAAGAAGCTAGGAAGGCGCCATTCAAAGATAAAGAACACCTTGTAGAACTCGAGCTGAGTTTTACACAATCGCGAACCAACAACGAAAATGAGAGCTTTGTGCTTGAATCCCTAACCCCACATCCAAATTTGAAATACTTGCAAATCAGCCACTACCATGGTACCATAGTGTCCCTTAATTGGTTGACTTCATTAACTAATCTCAAACATCTTCGACTCTTCATGTGTCCATGTTTTGAGTCTTTCCCTCCTTTGGGTACATTGCCTTCTCTTGAATCACTCCAAATGGAATGGATGCAAAGTGTAGTAAAGGTAGGGCTTGAGTTTTTGGGAATAGAAAGAAATAATAGTGGAGCTCTTTACATGGTTTCTAGCTCAAATCGATCATCATCGTTTGTTTCATTCCCTAAGTTGAAAACACTCCACATATTGAGCTTGTACAATTGGAGAGAATGGGAAAACATAGGCTCAATCTTAATGGAAGGAGAAGAACAAGACATTCATTTGAAAATAATGCCTTGCCTTACCTTCTTAGAAATTAGTGAGTGCTACCGGCTTGCAGCACTACCAGATTTCTTGCAAAATAGACCCAATTTGACTGTCAAGTTGTGGCCAGAGGGAAATGATAGACTATTGTTCCAAACAATTATGGGGTGGATTTAA
- the LOC133819841 gene encoding uncharacterized protein LOC133819841 isoform X4, whose product MADAMISALVEQLASDAIGEVKQQVGMVMGVRKEVSKLTDNLKAIEAVLLDVERRQVHDSFVAYWFAGLKEVLYDMDNVLDEWNTIILKSKIKGKGKEGESTNYNNSVPNKGCITTIYGH is encoded by the coding sequence ATGGCCGACGCTATGATTTCCGCACTAGTAGAACAATTGGCCTCAGATGCCATAGGAGAGGTCAAACAACAAGTGGGAATGGTTATGGGAGTAAGAAAAGAAGTTTCAAAGCTCACCGATAATCTCAAAGCCATTGAAGCTGTGCTCCTCGATGTAGAGAGACGACAAGTGCATGATTCCTTTGTGGCATACTGGTTCGCTGGGCTCAAAGAGGTGTTGTACGACATGGATAATGTGTTGGATGAGTGGAACACCATCATTCTCAAATCAAAGATTAAAGGAAAGGGAAAGGAAGGTGAGAGCACTAATTACAATAATAGTGTGCCAAATAAG